In a single window of the Rhizoctonia solani chromosome 16, complete sequence genome:
- a CDS encoding Mitochondrial import receptor subunit Tom22 encodes MVKVEEIRDKDLRSSSPYGSSEYSSSSDSVASTSSSLSTASSPEKETLGERLAALVDIVPPTTRQSIGSKVSSAASIAKRVGKIGGNIIWVITTSALLVGLPLALALEDEAKIVQQEKEMLAQQQGAQGMLAPYGQQGQQGQPGQSSSSGLVPPGF; translated from the exons ATGGTCAAAGTCGAAGAGATTCGCGATAAGGACTTGCGCTCCAGCTCGCCTTATGGTAGCTCCGAATACAGCTCGTCAAGTGACTCTGTCGCGAGTACTTCCTCATCCCTTAGTACTGCATCCTCTCCCGAGAAAGAGACACTTGGTGAACGCCTCGCGGCACTTGTAGACATTGTGCCTCCCACAACTCGCCAGTCTATTGGTAGCAAGGTCTCAAGTGCAGCTTCGATTGCCAAGCGCGTTGGGAAGATCGGGGGGAATATCATTTGGGTAATCACAACCAGCGCATTACTCGTAGGGTTGCCTCTTGCGCTTGCGCTCGAGGACGAGGCAAAGATCGTGCAACAAGAAAAGGAAATGCTGGCCCAGCAACAGGGCGCACAGGGT ATGCTCGCCCCATACGGGCAACAGGGACAGCAGGGACAGCCAGGCCAATCATCCAGCTCTGGTCTTGTGCCTCCCGGATTTTAG
- a CDS encoding Something about silencing protein 10: MGRRQTRTNNRAGHGGNKGKVTGARNPNGKRGDNRISIKEEGRMRRWEKAEDIPMDEEDEFFAARDKILLDDTARARARAGPAPDDGDEFDEDDEVFGLDGVGESSSEEGYSDDEVEEEQESASGSQSKTKAKPKRQNTAQSEDSDSSTDSEAEISRWGKSRSVYYADNSR, encoded by the exons ATGGGACGACGTCAGACACGTACTAACAACAGAGCGGGGCATGGCGGGAACAAAGGCAAGGTCACCGGTGCTCGTAACCCGAATGGAAAACGAGGAGATAACCGTATTAGTATAAAGGAGGAGGGCAGGATGAGGCGTTGGGAGAAGGCTGAGGATATACCAATGGATGAGGAGGACGAGT TCTTTGCTGCTCGCGACAAAATCTTGCTCGACGACACCGCACGAGCAAGAGCACGTGCTGGCCCGGCTCCAGACGACGGAGACGAGTTTGATGAAGATGACGAAGTATTTGGTCTCGATGGAGTTGGCGAATCATCTTCAGAAGAGGGTTATAGTGATGACGAAGTAGAAGAAGAACAGGAGAGCGCCTCGGGGTCTCAGTCGAAAACTAAGGCTAAACCCAAGAGACAAAACACAGCACAGTCAGAAGATTCAGACTCTTCAACAGACTCGGAGGCTGAGATTTCGCGCTGGGGGAAATCACGCTCCGTCTACTATGCTGACAATTCACGTTGA
- a CDS encoding Something about silencing protein 10 — protein sequence MEEREARRLQLKMISEIGEDDWGYNDTHDTAEATVSLLAVPVAPALPTDKASLMRHIEKYDPLSLALARDWEDIAYQVIETSAAVKQVEQESPDDPSLGLMHLHHQTLLSYATTLAFYLHLQSTPKGDTSNLSQNPNLSPTETKQLRTEVISRLLTLKQSLATLEDLGFAADDDDDFDESDEDILTDEDGNSDVEDNIQEDISPYGLKPGDKVSLASGGIPRLQNLEEPWQQDKITGWMESTSSPKPEVHRKKKKKADSDLGQLEEGELEALMQDALDLEEPTAITSPPKKKKKLDLSEFPELSEKKKKKGTTPKPVFDLVEPEFTATKSKATQEPTPGTDVDLEALGDPTQLSHTDASDKAGRRKSLRFHTSKIESTSNRRSNARAGMGGDDDLPYRERRKEQKRHGLGEGGDDLEMSEGGGADTGVDMGAVPIGKRNRDISEQLGDDGSEGEEGYYELVRTAKKQKKEEKKAEYEAMRAAERIDPDEESSEGPRSLTRTILKNKGMTANRSPKNKAARNPRVKKKMQYAKAQKKLRSRQAVFKGGAEVAAAREGKYEGEKSGISGRVVKSIKL from the exons ATGGAAGAGCGAGAGGCAAGGAGGTTGCAGTTGAAGATGATTTCGGAGATTGGGGAGGACGATTGGGGCTACAATGACACACA TGACACTGCAGAAGCTACCGTATCCCTGTTAGCCGTACCGGTTGCACCCGCGCTTCCAACCGACAAAGCGTCGTTGATGCGCCACATTGAGAAGTACGACCCGCTTTCACTAGCATTAGCACGGGACTGGGAAGACATTGCCTATCAGGTTATTGAAACTAGTGCGGCAGTAAAACA GGTCGAACAAGAAAGTCCTGATGATCCCTCCCTTGGATTAATGCATCTGCATCATC AAACACTCCTCTCGTATGCCACCACCCTCGCATTCTACTTGCACCTTCAATCCACCCCAAAGGGCGATACCTCAAACTTGTCACAAAATCCAAATCTCAGCCCAACAGAGACAAAGCAGCTACGAACTGAAGTCATCTCGCGCCTCCTCACATTGAAGCAATCTCTTGCCACCCTCGAAGATTTGGGCTTCGCCgctgacgacgacgacgatttCGACGAAAGCGATGAGGACATACTCACAGACGAAGATGGCAACAGCGATGTTGAGGACAACATACAGGAAGACATCAGTCCATATGGTCTCAAACCAGGGGACAAAGTTTCGTTGGCGAGTGGCGGGATCCCTCGCTTACAGAACCTGGAGGAGCCCTGGCAACAAGACAAGATTACTGGATGGATGGAATCTACTTCATCGCCCAAGCCAGAGGTCCacaggaagaaaaagaagaaggcTGATTCAGATCTTGGCCAACTTGAAGAGGGAGAACTCGAGGCTCTTATGCAAGACGCTTTAGATTTGGAGGAACCGACGGCAATAACCTCCCcgccaaagaagaagaagaaactAGATTTATCAGAATTCCCAGAGTTGAgcgagaagaagaaaaagaagggGACCACCCCAAAACCTGTGTTTGATTTGGTTGAGCCCGAATTCACGGCGACGAAGTCAAAGGCTACGCAGGAGCCAACCCCGGGCACGGATGTGGATCTTGAAGCGCTTGGTGATCCAACGCAACTTAGTCATACCGATGCTAGTGATAAGGCTGGGCGACGGAAAAGCCTTCGGTTCCACACAAGTAAGATTGAAAG TACTTCAAATCGTCGCTCGAACGCTCGCGCTGGTATGGGTGGTGACGACGATCTGCCTTATAGAGAGCGTCGAAAGGAACAAAAACGACACGGCCTCGGCGAGGGGGGCGATGACCTCGAAATGAGCGAAGGTGGGGGTGCTGACACTGGGGTGGATATGGGTGCAGTGCCAATAGGAAAGCGAAACCGCGACATTTCTGAACAACTAGGAGATGACGGGTccgaaggagaagaaggatATTATGAGCTTGTGAGGACAGCCAAGAAACAGAAGAAGGAGGAAAAGAAAGCAGAGTATGAAGCTATGAGAGCTGCCGAACG CATTGATCCTGATGAAGAATCCTCGGAAGGCCCTCGTTCACTAACTAGAACGATACTCAAGAACAAGGGGATGACGGCCAACCGCAGTCCTAAAAACAAGGCAGCACGTAATCCTCGCGTCAAAAAGAAGATGCAATACGCCAAAGCTCAGAAAAAGCTTCGAAGTCGACAGGCGGTCTTCAAAGGGGGAGCAGAGGTTGCAG